Proteins encoded together in one Oscillospiraceae bacterium window:
- a CDS encoding helix-turn-helix domain-containing protein: protein MSNYFSETVKRLRRARDLTQEQMADIFHVSPQSVSRWETGVNYPDIALLPHIACFFEVTVDELLGTEAIRSEEKIKEYIKDIRNLLNSGRLNEAIALARKATTQYPLHSGLHYHLLQALCQEPEKHKDEIIIVGERLINNNPNNWGIKYQLVERYAEWGMKDNAKRILDTMPAEIWDSQEPWAGLLLEGEEWLKNQKSRILRARYYLEWLIGVYIDKADLDALKKIEHRKAKLQIESLIDEMVGHSVEHIELAFININFAQSYCEAGDIENALAHLEKGTQDAMHHIDVMDKTNDDDGGNYMAWSTRRNLPWILWQDHLTKPQFDIIRNDERFVKCFEWLKANSKELT, encoded by the coding sequence ATGTCAAATTATTTTAGCGAAACAGTGAAACGCTTACGCCGCGCGCGTGACTTAACGCAAGAGCAAATGGCGGATATTTTTCATGTATCGCCGCAGTCGGTCAGCCGTTGGGAAACGGGCGTGAATTATCCCGATATTGCGCTGTTGCCGCACATCGCATGTTTTTTCGAGGTGACGGTTGATGAGCTGTTGGGTACGGAAGCAATACGCAGTGAAGAAAAAATCAAAGAATATATAAAAGATATTCGGAATTTGCTAAATTCCGGCAGACTTAACGAGGCTATTGCATTAGCGCGTAAGGCGACAACACAATACCCGTTGCATAGTGGATTGCATTATCATCTTTTACAGGCATTATGCCAAGAGCCTGAAAAGCATAAAGATGAAATAATAATAGTCGGCGAAAGGCTGATAAATAATAACCCCAATAATTGGGGGATTAAATATCAGCTTGTCGAACGGTATGCCGAATGGGGAATGAAAGATAACGCGAAAAGAATCTTAGATACCATGCCGGCTGAAATATGGGATTCGCAAGAGCCGTGGGCAGGACTATTGTTAGAGGGCGAAGAATGGCTGAAAAATCAAAAGTCGCGTATCCTAAGAGCAAGATATTACTTAGAGTGGCTTATTGGTGTGTATATAGATAAAGCTGATTTGGACGCTTTGAAAAAAATTGAGCACCGAAAAGCCAAGTTGCAGATTGAAAGTCTAATAGACGAAATGGTGGGTCATTCGGTAGAGCATATTGAACTTGCATTTATAAATATCAACTTTGCCCAATCATACTGCGAAGCGGGAGATATTGAAAACGCTTTGGCGCATTTAGAAAAAGGGACGCAGGATGCCATGCACCACATTGACGTTATGGACAAAACCAACGATGATGACGGCGGTAACTATATGGCATGGTCAACACGGCGCAATCTGCCGTGGATTTTGTGGCAAGACCATCTTACCAAGCCGCAGTTTGACATCATTCGGAATGACGAGCGGTTTGTCAAGTGTTTTGAGTGGCTGAAAGCTAATTCAAAAGAGTTGACGTAG
- a CDS encoding STAS domain-containing protein encodes MFFECVGSQDTVTLKLKGELDHHAAMQTLRQVSEQIDNRRPTELCIDMRGVSFMDSSGIAVLLGSYRRMMEIGGTFKAVGVSDQARRVLATAGVDRLIKLG; translated from the coding sequence ATGTTCTTTGAGTGTGTGGGCAGCCAGGATACCGTGACGTTAAAGCTTAAAGGGGAGTTGGACCACCACGCCGCCATGCAGACTTTGCGGCAGGTCAGTGAGCAAATCGACAATCGGCGCCCGACAGAATTGTGCATTGATATGCGCGGCGTGAGTTTTATGGACAGCTCTGGCATTGCTGTACTGTTGGGGTCGTATCGGCGGATGATGGAAATCGGCGGTACATTTAAGGCTGTCGGTGTCAGTGATCAGGCGCGCCGCGTACTGGCGACAGCGGGGGTGGATAGATTGATTAAGCTAGGGTGA
- the spoIIAB gene encoding anti-sigma F factor, which translates to MINQMAMDFVSRSINESFARTAVSAFTAQLDPTLEEINDIKTSVSEAVTNCIVHGYPDQIGRVWVKVRLYDDGLMEIIVRDKGVGIADIPEARRPLFTTGGAERSGMGFTIMESFMDSLRVRSIVGKGTTVTMARRIVPRMSGR; encoded by the coding sequence ATCATCAATCAAATGGCGATGGATTTTGTCAGTCGTTCCATCAATGAATCGTTTGCGCGGACGGCGGTGTCAGCATTTACGGCGCAGCTTGACCCGACGCTGGAAGAGATTAACGACATCAAGACTTCGGTCAGTGAAGCGGTGACAAACTGCATTGTACACGGCTATCCAGATCAAATCGGGCGCGTTTGGGTCAAAGTGCGACTGTACGACGACGGGCTGATGGAAATTATCGTGCGTGACAAGGGCGTAGGCATTGCTGATATTCCAGAGGCGCGGCGACCGCTTTTCACTACCGGCGGCGCCGAACGCAGCGGCATGGGCTTTACCATTATGGAGAGCTTTATGGACAGCTTGCGCGTGCGCAGTATTGTTGGTAAGGGCACGACTGTTACGATGGCGCGCCGCATTGTACCGCGTATGTCAGGACGATGA
- a CDS encoding sigma-70 family RNA polymerase sigma factor, with protein sequence MSALAERQTSQAELLKKAREGDSQARAEVLEQNGGLIWSIVRRYFGRGVDVEDLYQLGCIGFIKAIDGFDDAYGTQFSTYAVPKIAGEIRRFLRDDGAIKVSRGLKEQAYAIKRAREAFLAKHGREPTVSELSEVCGLTVQDIAAAELATEPMQSLQGAADEGVALEQTLGNDGIEDALVERMALRQALQTLPERERMVVELRYFRGMTQQNVAKIMGVSQVQVSRIERRSLALLREEMG encoded by the coding sequence ATGAGCGCTTTAGCTGAGCGGCAGACAAGTCAGGCTGAATTGCTCAAAAAAGCGCGTGAAGGTGATAGCCAAGCACGCGCTGAGGTACTCGAACAAAACGGCGGACTTATTTGGAGCATCGTTCGCCGCTATTTTGGTCGCGGCGTTGATGTCGAAGATTTGTATCAGTTAGGGTGTATCGGTTTTATTAAAGCCATTGACGGTTTTGACGATGCCTATGGCACGCAATTTTCTACTTATGCGGTGCCAAAGATTGCGGGAGAGATCCGGCGCTTTTTGCGCGACGACGGCGCAATCAAGGTCAGCCGTGGGCTGAAAGAACAGGCCTATGCCATCAAGCGGGCACGGGAGGCATTTTTGGCAAAGCATGGGCGTGAGCCGACTGTGTCGGAATTATCCGAGGTGTGCGGGTTGACTGTGCAAGATATCGCGGCGGCGGAATTGGCGACTGAACCAATGCAATCGCTGCAGGGCGCCGCCGATGAGGGTGTTGCCTTGGAACAGACGCTGGGCAACGATGGCATTGAAGATGCTTTGGTTGAACGCATGGCATTGCGGCAGGCGTTGCAAACTCTGCCAGAGCGCGAGCGCATGGTTGTTGAATTGCGCTACTTTCGCGGCATGACGCAGCAAAATGTCGCCAAAATCATGGGTGTATCACAGGTGCAGGTGAGCCGTATCGAGCGGCGCAGTTTGGCGTTGTTGCGCGAGGAAATGGGTTAG
- a CDS encoding glycosyltransferase family 39 protein, translating to MALLGLFYAYALHALFWGIALLTLIRIYRVSNNKQATGDTSPAKDISELCTPVAQEKTPYGKILLFTLGVRLLIPVIGFILVSSEGYSITIAELFNYSFRRGDSNHYLHLATVGYGWTENGNHLLLVFFPLYGWLVGLINLLLGHYLVSAYIVSFVSFAAALCYLYRLVRLEFSASAAWWTLIFISIAPHSFFFGVPMTESLFLLTTVMTLYYIRTHKWHLAGIAGAFAIMTRMAGIILIVAAIIELIAHEKLVALLRTTKWKTFFCILARKGAWIAVMLVGGLVYLAINWYISGDPFRFMYYQQTHWHNEFAYFGSVLFAQFENIAAQPHLANAIFIPNILAFTLAIAALTYAAIKRLSSTYIVYVLGYIFMSFAVSWLLSGGRYIVAAAPVFIFLGHFAAKWRIAGILFALAFFAGLLFTMREYLLGGMIF from the coding sequence ATGGCGCTCTTGGGTCTGTTTTATGCCTACGCATTGCACGCTCTCTTTTGGGGCATCGCTCTGCTGACCTTAATTCGCATTTATCGTGTTTCAAACAATAAACAAGCCACCGGGGACACATCTCCCGCAAAGGATATATCAGAGCTATGCACCCCCGTCGCGCAAGAAAAAACACCCTACGGCAAAATCCTCCTCTTCACCTTGGGCGTGCGCTTGCTCATTCCTGTCATCGGGTTTATCCTCGTGTCGTCAGAGGGCTATTCTATCACGATAGCTGAGCTTTTTAACTACTCATTCCGACGCGGCGACTCAAATCACTATCTGCATTTAGCCACCGTCGGCTATGGCTGGACAGAAAACGGCAACCACTTGCTCTTGGTCTTCTTCCCACTGTATGGCTGGCTTGTCGGGTTAATCAACCTTTTACTGGGACACTATCTCGTCTCAGCCTATATCGTATCATTCGTCAGCTTCGCCGCCGCGCTGTGCTACCTATACCGCTTGGTACGGCTCGAATTCAGTGCATCGGCCGCTTGGTGGACGCTGATTTTTATATCCATCGCCCCCCACTCTTTTTTCTTCGGCGTGCCTATGACCGAAAGCCTCTTCTTGCTCACAACAGTCATGACCCTATACTATATTCGCACGCACAAATGGCACCTCGCTGGCATTGCCGGCGCCTTTGCCATTATGACGCGCATGGCCGGCATTATCTTAATCGTCGCCGCCATCATTGAGCTAATTGCGCACGAAAAACTAGTCGCGCTCCTCCGCACCACCAAATGGAAAACTTTTTTTTGTATACTTGCCCGCAAAGGCGCATGGATTGCCGTCATGCTTGTTGGCGGCCTCGTCTATTTGGCCATCAACTGGTATATCTCTGGCGACCCGTTCCGCTTCATGTACTACCAACAAACCCACTGGCACAATGAGTTCGCTTACTTTGGCAGCGTTCTTTTCGCTCAATTTGAAAATATCGCGGCACAGCCGCACCTTGCCAATGCCATATTTATCCCCAACATTCTCGCCTTTACACTCGCCATTGCGGCACTCACATATGCCGCCATCAAGCGTTTGAGTTCGACATATATCGTCTATGTGCTGGGTTATATCTTTATGTCGTTCGCCGTATCATGGCTGCTCAGCGGCGGCCGCTACATCGTCGCTGCCGCACCGGTGTTTATTTTCCTGGGTCACTTTGCTGCTAAATGGCGCATTGCAGGCATCCTATTCGCTCTCGCCTTCTTCGCCGGACTGCTCTTCACTATGCGCGAATACTTACTGGGCGGCATGATTTTCTAA
- the rpmB gene encoding 50S ribosomal protein L28: protein MAKCSVCDKSVAFGIKLSHSHRRTNRTFKPNIRRVKAIVDGSPRRIYACTRCLRSGRVERAI, encoded by the coding sequence ATGGCGAAATGTTCTGTTTGCGATAAAAGCGTGGCATTCGGCATCAAGCTGTCCCACTCGCACCGCCGCACCAATCGCACATTCAAGCCCAACATCCGCCGCGTCAAGGCAATTGTTGACGGCTCACCCCGCCGCATCTATGCCTGCACGCGTTGTTTGCGTTCGGGACGTGTTGAGCGTGCAATTTAG
- a CDS encoding SpoIIE family protein phosphatase has product MKESTMQKWFGTTGEGTIRRAQAWAAQPLIRKLLKSALHFGIGYCLANGVILRDSAPFGVAYVAASGLGLAGASSFAGVLAGYLTMLGTPNGLAYMAASILTFITALVFANTTLSQRELFMPFVGTLSMAAINFALVVSNVEGIEATVLFLSELVLIFGAAMFYRIVLQNGLTIKEDDRQSTMLRHAISYVILISTVLISLSNLSLFGMLSAGRTMALLTVIFMASRGGIGAGAAGGVSIGLSMDLAWGMPYFSMAYGVSGMLAGAFKENGKLWSVSVFVVSHAVSTLWLTNNIVRGGVLFEAFAASVLFMLIPDATLSKLKRKLLTRAGVTVAPTVATATRQPLDRVQKQTTLILSQTANAFIELHKALEAAWTSSTSVDIVSDEAKIIDRVAKRVCDKCALKRICWEKEFERTCEALQQAASALRKQRKVTHGDFAGWFQHRCMSFQAFCETINEESIALFYRRRFNSRIRESRGLVCHQYAETARLLNAMTERIAQSADRYANAEDRVCEILESRHAKATASVSRIDNRVLVEVEGYDLRALYNDRRVLTEELSTALEVPLNQPERQGSGKREKLIFSECEPFRMQVGSAAKQKEGEEVSGDSGVYFKLPDGRLIVILSDGMGSGSKAAAESSWVIRLLEMFIRVGIAPDTALRTINSALMVKGDAEGVFVTVDLLIINLINGECTFYKFGAAPSYVRRGTRVHRITCTALPAGITVDNGPTIGCGRSLDVTQFTLTPDSVVIVASDGIADPTNDEWLQDLLLKSETKDCKTIAADILQTAKIQNGGRDDMSVLVLRMARR; this is encoded by the coding sequence ATGAAAGAATCAACCATGCAAAAATGGTTCGGCACGACCGGCGAAGGGACTATCAGGCGAGCGCAGGCGTGGGCGGCACAACCTTTAATCCGCAAATTACTCAAATCCGCATTGCACTTTGGCATTGGCTACTGCCTTGCCAACGGCGTCATTCTCCGCGACAGTGCGCCATTTGGCGTGGCATATGTCGCAGCAAGCGGGCTTGGACTGGCCGGCGCCAGCAGCTTTGCCGGAGTACTTGCCGGTTATTTGACCATGCTAGGCACACCAAACGGCCTGGCATATATGGCGGCCTCGATTTTAACATTTATCACAGCACTTGTTTTCGCCAACACAACGCTGTCACAGCGTGAGCTTTTCATGCCTTTCGTCGGCACCCTGTCAATGGCAGCCATCAACTTTGCGCTCGTTGTCAGCAACGTCGAGGGCATCGAGGCAACTGTTCTGTTTTTATCCGAACTCGTCTTGATTTTCGGCGCGGCCATGTTTTACCGCATCGTCTTGCAAAATGGATTGACTATCAAAGAAGACGACCGCCAATCGACAATGCTGCGTCACGCAATCAGCTACGTCATCTTAATATCAACAGTGCTGATTTCATTGTCAAACCTTTCGCTGTTCGGCATGCTGTCGGCAGGGCGCACTATGGCACTGCTCACCGTGATATTCATGGCGTCACGCGGCGGCATAGGTGCAGGTGCGGCGGGCGGTGTCAGCATCGGGCTGTCCATGGATTTGGCATGGGGCATGCCATATTTCAGCATGGCATACGGCGTGAGCGGCATGTTGGCAGGCGCGTTCAAAGAAAATGGAAAACTGTGGTCTGTCAGCGTCTTCGTCGTCAGCCACGCCGTCAGCACACTGTGGTTGACAAACAATATTGTACGCGGCGGCGTACTGTTCGAGGCTTTCGCGGCCAGCGTGCTGTTTATGCTCATTCCCGACGCGACACTCAGCAAACTCAAACGCAAACTCCTCACTCGCGCCGGTGTAACTGTCGCCCCCACCGTGGCAACAGCCACACGTCAACCGCTCGACCGCGTACAAAAACAAACAACGCTTATTTTATCCCAAACTGCCAACGCATTCATCGAACTGCACAAAGCACTCGAAGCAGCCTGGACATCCTCGACGTCCGTTGATATCGTCAGTGACGAGGCAAAAATCATCGACCGCGTGGCAAAACGCGTCTGCGACAAATGCGCCTTAAAGCGCATCTGTTGGGAAAAAGAATTCGAACGCACTTGCGAGGCTTTGCAGCAAGCGGCATCAGCTTTACGCAAACAACGCAAGGTGACGCACGGCGACTTCGCAGGTTGGTTCCAGCATCGCTGCATGTCATTCCAAGCATTTTGTGAAACGATCAATGAAGAGTCAATCGCGCTGTTCTACCGACGGCGGTTCAACAGCCGCATTCGCGAAAGCCGCGGGCTGGTATGCCATCAGTATGCCGAAACAGCGCGGCTGCTCAACGCCATGACCGAGCGCATCGCTCAAAGTGCCGACCGTTACGCCAACGCCGAAGACCGCGTTTGCGAAATTTTAGAATCACGCCATGCCAAAGCCACCGCATCGGTCAGCCGCATAGACAACCGCGTGCTTGTTGAGGTTGAGGGCTATGATTTGCGCGCACTATATAACGACCGCCGTGTCTTGACCGAAGAACTCAGCACGGCGCTGGAAGTGCCGCTCAACCAGCCCGAACGGCAAGGATCCGGCAAAAGGGAAAAGCTCATTTTCAGCGAATGTGAGCCCTTTCGCATGCAAGTCGGCAGTGCGGCAAAACAAAAAGAAGGCGAAGAGGTCAGCGGCGACAGCGGCGTATATTTCAAGCTGCCCGACGGACGACTGATCGTCATTTTATCCGATGGTATGGGCAGCGGCAGCAAGGCGGCAGCCGAAAGCAGTTGGGTCATTCGACTGCTCGAAATGTTCATCCGCGTCGGTATCGCACCCGACACAGCGTTGCGCACCATCAACTCAGCTTTAATGGTCAAAGGCGATGCCGAGGGCGTATTCGTCACCGTTGACCTGCTGATTATCAACCTCATCAACGGCGAATGCACCTTTTATAAATTTGGCGCAGCCCCGTCATACGTGCGGCGCGGCACGCGCGTGCATCGCATTACTTGCACGGCGTTGCCCGCAGGCATTACCGTTGACAACGGGCCGACCATCGGCTGCGGCCGCTCACTGGATGTAACACAGTTTACTCTAACGCCCGACAGCGTCGTCATCGTAGCCAGCGACGGCATCGCCGACCCGACCAACGATGAATGGCTGCAAGACCTTCTGTTGAAATCAGAGACAAAAGACTGCAAGACCATCGCCGCCGACATTTTACAAACGGCCAAAATACAAAACGGCGGGCGAGATGACATGAGTGTATTGGTATTGCGGATGGCGCGACGTTGA